The Edwardsiella tarda ATCC 15947 = NBRC 105688 region CTCTGTGAGCAGAGAGAGAAAGATTAATTGATACCCTGGTATGAGGCGTTCTCACCATTAGGCTTTAGCTAGGATGCTATCTGTCTGGATGAGGAAATAATGTCAGTGCCAAATAATACATCTATTATAGTTTAGTGCGGTATTATATTTTTATTGTAATGGTAGCGTGGCTACGCTACCGCTCTTAGACTATCTCTGTCTAATTTATTGAGCGGAATTTTTAACGGGGGGATTATACATATAGAACATGCATTTTATTAATATAAAGTATTTGTTTTCTGTATATCGAATTGATAAATGTGATGAATGTCACAATTATTTCAATATGTGACAAGAAATCTTTACATTTGTCATTATGTTTTTGATGGTTAATTCAGCTAACCAATGGAAACAAAATGTTAACGGTAGTGATTATTGCTCGTGACTCATTTTGCTTGATTGCTGTTACGCAAGATGGCGCGACTACCACAGCCGTGGTGATACCATGAGCGGTCGGTAGACTCACTTGTCTCGCTGAGTGATAAAACGTGGTGGCCACCAAGGTGGTATAGCGCACACGAAGGGCGTGGCTCTGGCGAGAAAAGGCGTAAGGTGATCCGTCAGGAGACCTAACATGCTGGGTCTGGTTATTCAGCGAGAGGAGCGGATTATGAATGAAGTACGCATCGTCGCGACGCTAGTCGCATCGCCAGGGCAGATCGAAGGGGTTCGTCAGGCGGCGTTGTGTTTAGTGGAGCCCAGTCGGGCGGAGCGAGGCAACGTGCGTTATGACCTGCATCAGGTACAAGGGCAACCCGATACATTGCTCTTCTTCGAGATTTGGCAATCCCAGCAGGCCTTGAATCAACACGAAGGTAGCCCCCATTTTGCTTCTTTCCTCGCGGCGATCGAGGGGAAATGCCTCAGCATAGAGGTCAAGGTGTTACAGCCTATCGCCTAAGTTAGCGCGCTTCATCCGGCAGTGTTGACGAGTGGGGCGGTGATGTCTCGGGGATGCGACGAAAAAGAGGCAAAGAAAAACCCGCCATCAGGCGGGTTTTTTTATGCTATCGAACGCGATGGCGTTTTATGGCATCTGCGGCTTCGTCGCTGGTGCGGTTGCCTGGTTGGTAGCGGCAGCACCACCGGCGGCACCACGACCCTGGAACGCATAGGTTGGGCGTACCCAGGTGCTAACGATGACGGCCGGAGCCTCATAGGCCGGGGCCGGGGCTTGGGTCATCGGTGCACTAGCATGACCATGTCCATGGACGACTACCGTGTCGTCTGGACGGCTTGCCATTTCCACCGGTTGGGCGTTTACACTGGCTTCGGCTTCGGCTTCGGCTTCGGCTTCGGCTTCGGCTTCGGCTTGCGCCAGCGGCAAAATCGTCTCGGTTAAGGTCGGTGCCGCGGCGTCGCAGGTAGCGTGCGTCGTGGCGGGCTCATTAGCCGGAACCGGCTCAGCCTCGACGTGCGCGACAGGACTCTCGACGACGCTCTCAGCGACGACGGGAGTCTCGACCGCGAGGGTCTCGACGGTGGCGTCGAGGGATACCGGTGCGGCGATATCAGCTGCTGCGTGGGTGGCCTCCTCTGGCGGCAAGGCCGGCTGAGGTGCGCTGTCGGCGGCGGCGATCGGGGCGATGATGTTCGTTGCCACGGCGTCGGCTGGCGCGGTGTGCTCCGCCTCATGGACGTTGCTGCTCACCGGGGTAATCGGGTAGCTGATCCACACCTTGCCGGAGGCCATCTCGGGTGAGTAGACCGCCAGCGTCAACGGCATCGGCGACTGCTGCGGATAGCGCTCGTCACGGTAACGACGGCGGCGCTGACCGCTGACGCGCAGGTGACGCGGAGAGCGACGAGAACGACGCGGCATACCATTCTCATGGCGGTTGCCGTTCTCCTCTTCGCTCACCGCTGTGGCGGTTTGCGGTACGCTTTCCGCTAACGGAGCGCTGACTAACGGCAGCGTTGCTTTACTCTCCTCGGCGGGAGCCTCGACGACGGCCTCGCTGGCGCTCGCGGCAACGGCGGCATTGTCGACGATACGCACCTTCTGACTCAGTTGGCGACGCTGACGACGCTGTGCCGGTGCGTTCTCCTCGACGATCTCCTCGTCGGGTTGCGCGGCGACATCCAGTGCCTTGACCTCTTGCTGAGCCTGGCGCTTCTCTTCCTGACGACGACGCTGACGCTCGTTACGCTGCTCGCGGCGTTGCTGCTGCTCTTCGCGCATCGGCGAGGCGTTCTCACTCCCTCCCTCGGCAGACTGAGCCGGTTGAGACTGACGGCGATTACGGCGCTGTTCGTCACGGGCCTCACGATTTTCGCGGTTGCCACGATCCTGACGCTCGCCGCGTTCACCGCGCTCCGCGCGTTCGCTACGATCACTGCCATTGCGCTCGCCACGTTCACCACGCTCACCACGTTCACGACGCGGATTCTGACGGCGGGCGCGACGCTCCTGTGGCGCGCGGTTTTCTTCACGCGGGCTCGATGTTTCTTGCTGCGGTGTGGCTTCCTGTTGCGGCGCATCGCCGGCGAAGAGGCCTTTCAGTGAAGCGACCAAGCGACCAAACAGGCCTGGGCGAGCGGCAGCGCTCGGTTGGGTACGTGTTTCGCTCGGTGCTACTGCGGCGGCGACGGGCTTGCTCTCACTCTCTTCCAACGGTGGTGCGCTGACATCCAGGGTAAAGGCTGCCAGGGCAGGCTGTTCTGGACGCTTCCGTTCGGCAGGAGCCTCTTCTTCGCCACAGGCTTCCGCTTCGTGCAGTTGCGGCAGCTTATAGCTCAGCGTATGCGTCTCTTCGCCTTTGCGTACGCGCATCACGGCGTAATGCGGCGTCTGCATCTGATCGTTAGGCACCACGATCACCCGAATATCTGGCTGACGTTTCTCGATGGCGCTCACGGCGTCACGTTTCTCGTTCAGCAGGTAGGAGGCGACCGGAACCGGTACGATGGCATGGACTTCGCGCGTATTCTCCTTCAGCGCCTCTTCTTCGATCAGACGCAGGATGGAGAGTGCCAACGATTCGTTGTCACGCACGGTACCGGTACCGTTACAGCGCGGGCAGACGTGATGACTGGACTCGCCCAATGACGGGCTGAGGCGTTGACGCGACATCTCCAGCAGACCAAAGCGCGAGATGCGACCGATCTGAATACGGGCGCGATCCTGACGCACCGCATCGCGCAGGCGGTTCTCCACCTCACGCTGGTGGCGTACCGGCGTCATATCGATGAAGTCGATGACGATCAGGCCGCCCAAGTCGCGCAGGCGCAACTGGCGCGCGATCTCATCGGCCGCCTCCAGGTTGGTGTTAAAGGCGGTCTCTTCGATATCGCCGCCGCGCGTGGCGCGCGCGGAGTTGATATCGATGGCGGTCAACGCTTCGGTGCTGTCGATAACGATCGAGCCGCCGGAGGGCAGACGCACCTCACGTTGGAAGGCGGATTCGATCTGCGACTCGATCTGATAGTGGCTGAACAGCGGGATTTCACCGGTGTACAGTTTGATCTTGCTGCTGAAGTCCGGGCGGCCCAAGGCGGCGATATGCTGCTTGGCCAGGTCGAGGATCTTCGGGTTGTCGATCAGGATCTCGCCGATGTCTGGGCGCAGGTAGTCGCGGAAGGCGCGGACGATGACGTTGCTTTCCTGGTGGATCAGGAACGGCGCCGGGCGACCCTCTGCGGCTTTCTTGATGGCGTCCCAATGTTTCAGGCGGAACGAGAGATCCCACTGCAACGCATCGGCAGACTTGCCGACGCCCGCGGTGCGGACGATGAGTCCCATTCCATCAGGGATTTGCAGCGATGAGAGCGCCTCTTTTAGCTCGGTGCGATCGTCACCCTCGATGCGACGTGAAATACCGCCGGCGCGAGGATTGTTCGGCATCAGCACCAGATAGCTACCCGCCAGACTAATAAAGGTGGTCAGCGCGGCGCCTTTGTTGCCACGCTCCTCTTTATCAACCTGGACGATGACTTCCTGCCCCTCACGCAGCACGTCTTTGATATTCGGACGGCCATGGGCGGAGTAATTGCTGGGGAAGTATTCGCGGGCGATCTCTTTTAAGGGTAGGAAACCGTGTCTTTCGGCACCGTAATCGACGAAGGCAGCTTCTAGACTGGGTTCAATACGGGTGATTTTACCTTTGTAAATGTTTGCTTTCTTCTGCTCGTGACCGGGGCTTTCGATATCCAGGTCATACAGTCGCTGGCCATCCACAAGGGCGACACGCAACTCCTCCTGCTGAGTTGCGTTGATTAACATTCTTTTCATCGTTAACGTACTCGTTTTTTTGCATTGGCTACTTAAGCTGCGGGCGAAAAGACCTATCTGACCGGGAGGAAGACCGATGACCCCGAGTCTTATCGCAAAGTCGTCAACCTCACGGTTGTCGCCTGCATAGGGGCGCAATATTCGGTAAGCCTGCATTTCTTTGTGAAAGGCAGCGCTGTTTATCAGGATGACGCCGCAGAAAAAGGATGCGGCAAACTGACTCCATGTTGTTGGTCAGACTGCGACCCGCAGCCCGCTAATTACTTGATTTCGCATTACGTCTTACGCCATTGCTGCATTTTTGCGCTATCAGGTAAACATCGTATCCCGCTTCTTTTTCCACATTGGCGGAAAAAAACGCGGAAAACGGCTCCATTATTCCACTGCAATGGCAAATATAGCAAGACGCCATTGCGCCTGGTGCGCAGAAAGTTGCTCAATAGCACAACGTCATGCTATTTGGCATATCTATGTATATACGCCGTCGAGGCGCTTGTCAGGGATATTGCCGAATTATTGTTCCCGTGTGTCAAAATAGCAGTGGCGTATAGGCCTGCCGCTCTTTAAAATCGCGCCCCATGAATACACAAAACACTTCCGTCAAGTTAGTCACGATCGCCGCCGACGAGGCGGGCCAGCGGATCGATAATTTTTTGCGCAACCAATTAAAGGGTGTGCCGAAGAGTATGATCTATCGCATCGTGCGCAAGGGTGAGGTGCGGGTCAATAAGAAACGCATCAAGCCGGAATATAAGCTAGAGGCCGGGGATGAGGTGCGTATCCCACCGGTTCGGGTCGCCGAGCGTGATGAGGCACCGGTTTCCGCACGACTGGATAAGGTGGCGGCACTCAACGATTGCGTCCTGTATGAGGACGACTACCTGATGGTGCTGAACAAGCCTTCCGGTACGGCGGTACATGGCGGCAGCGGGCTGAGTTTTGGCGTGATCGAAGGGCTGCGCGCCTTACGCCCCGAGGCTCGCTTCCTGGAGCTGGTACATCGGCTGGATCGTGAGACATCAGGGGTGCTGCTGGTCGCCAAGAAGCGCTCGGCGTTACGCTCGTTGCATGAGCAGCTGCGTGAGAAGGGGATGCAGAAGGATTACCTGGCCCTGGTGCGTGGCCACTGGCAGTCGCACTGCAAGGTGGTACAGGCCCCGTTGCTGAAGAACATCTTACAGAGCGGTGAGCGCATCGTGCGCGTTAACGCGGAAGGGAAGCCGTCGGAGACACGTTTTAAGGTGGAGGAGCGCTTCGCCAACGCGACCCTGGTGAAGGCCAGCCCCGTGACCGGGCGTACTCACCAGATCCGCGTGCATACCTTGCATGCCGGCCATCCGATCGCCTTCGATGACCGTTATGGCGACCGTGACTTCGATCGTGAGTTGGCGGAGACCGGCCTCAATCGTCTGTTTCTGCATGCGGCGGCCCTGCGTTTCGTCCATCCCCATAGCGGCGAGACGATGCGGGTCGAGGCGCCGTTAGACGCCGCGCTGCGCCGTTGCCTGGCCGTATTACGCGCCGCGAATACGCCGCGTTAACCTCGGCGCATCCTCCTCACCTCGGCAGGCCTCGGCGGCCTGTTGAGGCGCTCTTCTCTTGCTCGCCTCCGGTTCTACGCTATTCCGCTGCTCCGCTGTTGCGCGCTGGCTGACGTGCGGCACGCTAGGCGTCGACTGCATGGCGCGGCAGACTCACGGGGCGGCACCATGATACGCAGCACCGCCTTATCCCTCTATTATCCTGTATCCTGCCCTCACACCTTGCCCAGGCACCTGACTGTCGCGCGAGGGTGTGCCACGATGTGCCCGGTCTCGCGTCGGCACGCGCCTGTTGGCTTGCTGCCTGGCAGAAGATTAATCGCGGGGGACCAGTAGGGGGTTGACACCGTGACGGCGGAGCAGCGTGTTGAGGGCGATCAGCGGCAGCCCGATCAGGGCATTGGGATCGCGCCCCTCCAGACGTTCGAACAGTAGAATGCCGGCGCCCTCGCACATAAAGCTGCCGGCACACTGCAATGGCTGCTCCAGTGCGACATAGGCCGCGATCTCCGCCGTGCTCAGTTCA contains the following coding sequences:
- the rne gene encoding ribonuclease E: MKRMLINATQQEELRVALVDGQRLYDLDIESPGHEQKKANIYKGKITRIEPSLEAAFVDYGAERHGFLPLKEIAREYFPSNYSAHGRPNIKDVLREGQEVIVQVDKEERGNKGAALTTFISLAGSYLVLMPNNPRAGGISRRIEGDDRTELKEALSSLQIPDGMGLIVRTAGVGKSADALQWDLSFRLKHWDAIKKAAEGRPAPFLIHQESNVIVRAFRDYLRPDIGEILIDNPKILDLAKQHIAALGRPDFSSKIKLYTGEIPLFSHYQIESQIESAFQREVRLPSGGSIVIDSTEALTAIDINSARATRGGDIEETAFNTNLEAADEIARQLRLRDLGGLIVIDFIDMTPVRHQREVENRLRDAVRQDRARIQIGRISRFGLLEMSRQRLSPSLGESSHHVCPRCNGTGTVRDNESLALSILRLIEEEALKENTREVHAIVPVPVASYLLNEKRDAVSAIEKRQPDIRVIVVPNDQMQTPHYAVMRVRKGEETHTLSYKLPQLHEAEACGEEEAPAERKRPEQPALAAFTLDVSAPPLEESESKPVAAAVAPSETRTQPSAAARPGLFGRLVASLKGLFAGDAPQQEATPQQETSSPREENRAPQERRARRQNPRRERGERGERGERNGSDRSERAERGERGERQDRGNRENREARDEQRRNRRQSQPAQSAEGGSENASPMREEQQQRREQRNERQRRRQEEKRQAQQEVKALDVAAQPDEEIVEENAPAQRRQRRQLSQKVRIVDNAAVAASASEAVVEAPAEESKATLPLVSAPLAESVPQTATAVSEEENGNRHENGMPRRSRRSPRHLRVSGQRRRRYRDERYPQQSPMPLTLAVYSPEMASGKVWISYPITPVSSNVHEAEHTAPADAVATNIIAPIAAADSAPQPALPPEEATHAAADIAAPVSLDATVETLAVETPVVAESVVESPVAHVEAEPVPANEPATTHATCDAAAPTLTETILPLAQAEAEAEAEAEAEAEASVNAQPVEMASRPDDTVVVHGHGHASAPMTQAPAPAYEAPAVIVSTWVRPTYAFQGRGAAGGAAATNQATAPATKPQMP
- a CDS encoding putative quinol monooxygenase — its product is MLGLVIQREERIMNEVRIVATLVASPGQIEGVRQAALCLVEPSRAERGNVRYDLHQVQGQPDTLLFFEIWQSQQALNQHEGSPHFASFLAAIEGKCLSIEVKVLQPIA
- the rluC gene encoding 23S rRNA pseudouridine(955/2504/2580) synthase RluC, whose amino-acid sequence is MNTQNTSVKLVTIAADEAGQRIDNFLRNQLKGVPKSMIYRIVRKGEVRVNKKRIKPEYKLEAGDEVRIPPVRVAERDEAPVSARLDKVAALNDCVLYEDDYLMVLNKPSGTAVHGGSGLSFGVIEGLRALRPEARFLELVHRLDRETSGVLLVAKKRSALRSLHEQLREKGMQKDYLALVRGHWQSHCKVVQAPLLKNILQSGERIVRVNAEGKPSETRFKVEERFANATLVKASPVTGRTHQIRVHTLHAGHPIAFDDRYGDRDFDRELAETGLNRLFLHAAALRFVHPHSGETMRVEAPLDAALRRCLAVLRAANTPR